One stretch of Thermomicrobiales bacterium DNA includes these proteins:
- a CDS encoding ribonuclease J → MSDAVRLIFLGGQAEIGRNMFVLEHDNDMIIVDCGVGFPAIEHYGIDLVLPNFDYVKEHAGKLRGIFITHGHEDHIGALTYLLKEVNAPVYATRFTCGLIGEKLKEAGLTKEVELIEFDADGDEVLEGGVFRLEPFRVTHSIPDCVGFGITTPAGMIVHSGDYKLDPTPPDGKVTNLDKVRSFAERGVLLFISDTTHIEFDPWVPSERTVGEAFQRIFDGANGRIFVATFSSHVARMQEAVDAAIARGRKVAFVGRGMQTVSRVARELDLLRIDDEQMFDARDAIHYQDDKLCFIVTGSQGEIGSALNRMALGEHRDVKIEPGDTVVVSAHPIPGNEVAVYTMINELFRLGADVAYSARETVHVSGHGSRSEIRELMRTTKAKFLLPFHGEERMLVIFEEMAAAEGYDPAAITISQVGDVIEITADGVKIVDTIPCEPVFVDGSIVGEIDEVVLRDRQTLSGDGMVTILATVDGDSGELIAGPEVISRGFVYAQNSPELIEQVRERSLLILREFAGNSSQDVAGLSRNIRNNISAYLQKQTGLRPMVLPVVLEAE, encoded by the coding sequence GTGAGTGATGCCGTCAGGCTGATTTTTCTCGGCGGACAGGCCGAGATCGGACGAAACATGTTCGTGCTCGAGCACGACAACGACATGATCATTGTCGATTGCGGGGTGGGGTTTCCGGCTATCGAGCACTACGGCATCGATCTCGTACTGCCCAACTTCGACTATGTGAAGGAGCACGCGGGGAAACTGCGAGGCATCTTTATCACCCATGGACATGAAGATCACATTGGCGCGCTGACATATCTGCTGAAAGAGGTCAATGCGCCGGTGTATGCGACCCGGTTCACGTGCGGCTTGATCGGCGAGAAGTTGAAGGAGGCCGGCTTGACCAAGGAGGTCGAGCTGATCGAATTCGACGCTGATGGAGATGAGGTGCTCGAGGGAGGCGTCTTCCGGCTCGAACCCTTTCGGGTCACGCATAGCATCCCCGATTGCGTTGGGTTTGGGATCACCACCCCAGCCGGGATGATCGTGCATAGCGGCGACTACAAGCTGGACCCAACGCCGCCAGACGGGAAGGTGACCAATCTCGACAAAGTGCGGTCGTTCGCGGAACGTGGCGTGTTGCTGTTCATTTCGGACACCACGCACATCGAGTTCGACCCCTGGGTACCGTCCGAGCGTACCGTGGGAGAGGCATTTCAGCGGATTTTCGATGGCGCGAATGGGCGGATCTTTGTCGCCACGTTCTCTTCGCACGTTGCCCGTATGCAGGAAGCGGTGGACGCGGCAATTGCGCGGGGACGCAAGGTGGCCTTCGTTGGACGTGGGATGCAGACCGTTTCTCGGGTGGCGCGGGAGCTCGATCTGCTGCGAATCGACGATGAGCAGATGTTCGACGCGCGCGATGCGATCCACTACCAGGATGACAAGCTTTGCTTCATTGTGACGGGCAGCCAGGGGGAGATTGGCTCGGCGTTGAACCGCATGGCGCTGGGCGAGCATCGGGATGTCAAGATCGAACCGGGTGACACTGTAGTGGTGTCCGCGCACCCGATTCCGGGCAACGAAGTGGCCGTGTACACCATGATCAACGAGCTCTTCCGGCTCGGGGCCGATGTGGCGTACAGCGCGAGGGAGACCGTGCACGTTTCCGGGCATGGCAGCCGGTCGGAGATTCGCGAGCTCATGCGGACGACTAAGGCGAAGTTCCTGTTGCCATTCCATGGAGAGGAACGGATGCTCGTCATCTTCGAGGAGATGGCGGCGGCCGAGGGATACGATCCGGCCGCAATCACGATCTCGCAGGTGGGCGATGTGATCGAGATCACAGCCGATGGGGTGAAGATCGTCGACACGATTCCCTGTGAACCGGTATTCGTCGATGGTTCCATTGTGGGCGAGATCGATGAGGTGGTGTTGCGCGACCGGCAGACGCTCTCAGGCGACGGGATGGTGACGATCTTGGCGACGGTCGATGGCGACTCGGGCGAGCTCATTGCCGGCCCAGAAGTGATCAGCCGCGGATTTGTCTACGCGCAGAACTCGCCGGAGTTGATCGAGCAGGTTCGCGAGCGGTCGTTACTGATCTTGCGCGAGTTTGCGGGCAACAGTTCGCAAGATGTGGCCGGGCTCTCCCGGAACATCCGGAACAATATTTCGGCCTATCTGCAGAAGCAGACCGGTTTGCGGCCGATGGTGCTTCCGGTCGTGCTGGAGGCGGAGTAG
- a CDS encoding error-prone DNA polymerase, with amino-acid sequence MKPDYVELHLHTAFSFLDGASLPEEMIARAKELGYRALAVTDHDGVYGAMEFAKAADAAGIFPITGAEMTLTDETHLTLLAENYTGYANLCQLITEAHRLPPGAPIQRLTFSADEEEGGLDLSLRGIGKPYPHYRAEERLPRLDPELLATYGEGIILLTGCRLGKLSQLVDAGDLTAARALLQQYVDWLGRDQVFVELQHNKVHGDVQRIRTLIRLADELGLPYVATGNVHYHLPDRHRLQDVLVAIHHRTTLDNSHQLRRPNGEFYLRSAEEMAQLFHPWPEAIATTIRIADRCRAFDLANDLAYVFPDYHPDDGSDPDTHLRKVCYDELYLRYPGDKTEAIRRVEEELHVIAKHKLAGFFLLYRDLLILAAEIALEVRGRKSPRTIANLPPGRGRGSSVSSIVCYLIGLSHVDPIAHNLFFGRFLNEELNSIPDIDLDFPREIRERLIERVYETFGHENAALVCAFSTYKLRSAVRDVGKALGLPLPELDKIAKLSEPRSAKELAGELDRIPGYANRKHAPPWCYLIELSEQLSGFPRHVTQHVGGMVISSSPISRLMPVQPAAMEGRFLAQWDKDSCEDARVVKIDFLALGMLSLVEECLELIAKEGKPPVDLSRIDFEDPAIYEMINEGDTIGVFQIESRAQIQMLPRTRPKKLEDLVVQVAIVRPGPIIGGAVKPYVEHRQRERTSFLPIEPHYDHADLIPVLQETHGVILYQEQVVQVAMALSGFSAGQADSLRRAMTRKRSAEAMLKMWDEFRDGAKARGVPVEIARTVFRKLQGFASYGFPKAHAVAFAVLAYQSCWLKYYYPAEFLCALINNQPMGFYPNHVLINDAKRHGQRVLGPDIELSSLRCTVENGKIRIGIGYVQGMGEETARNVVLERIANGPYRSLADFIRRVPLATEAIENLIMVGAFDRFGIGRREALWMVGLFIPSRNVGMAKKADPGRQLSLPLPVEQDRVELRPMGPWEQMAADYAIIGMSPRYHPLGLLRARLPNHLVTSKQLESLPHGITVELAGLVVCRQRPGTAKGITFLLLEDEVGLINAIVHLDLYLQERTLVRSEPFLIIKGKLQKTQGVINIIAQEIHALEGARTSFHAPKPDSMEDIFDTPATPPRKLEPASHDYR; translated from the coding sequence ATGAAACCCGACTACGTCGAACTCCATTTGCATACTGCCTTCTCCTTTCTCGATGGAGCCTCCCTCCCTGAGGAGATGATCGCGCGCGCCAAAGAGCTGGGCTATCGCGCCCTGGCAGTCACCGATCACGACGGTGTCTACGGCGCCATGGAATTCGCCAAAGCCGCCGACGCTGCCGGAATCTTCCCCATCACCGGCGCGGAAATGACGCTCACCGACGAAACCCATCTCACCCTGCTGGCCGAGAACTACACCGGCTACGCCAATCTCTGCCAACTTATCACCGAAGCCCACCGCCTCCCCCCGGGCGCGCCCATCCAACGCCTCACATTCTCTGCTGACGAGGAAGAGGGCGGACTCGATCTCTCCTTGCGCGGTATCGGCAAACCCTATCCCCATTACCGCGCGGAGGAACGCCTCCCCCGTCTCGATCCGGAGCTGCTGGCAACCTATGGCGAAGGAATCATCCTGCTCACCGGCTGCCGCCTCGGCAAGCTCTCCCAACTGGTCGATGCCGGCGATCTCACCGCTGCCCGTGCGCTATTGCAGCAGTACGTCGATTGGCTCGGCCGCGACCAGGTGTTCGTCGAGCTGCAGCACAACAAGGTTCATGGCGATGTCCAGCGCATCCGCACGCTCATCCGGCTCGCGGACGAACTCGGTCTGCCCTACGTCGCCACCGGCAACGTCCACTACCACCTCCCCGACCGTCACCGTCTGCAAGACGTATTGGTTGCCATTCACCATCGCACCACCCTCGATAACTCCCATCAGCTCCGCCGCCCCAACGGCGAGTTCTATCTTCGTTCTGCCGAAGAGATGGCCCAACTCTTTCACCCGTGGCCCGAGGCGATCGCAACGACCATCCGCATCGCCGATCGTTGCCGCGCATTCGATCTTGCCAACGATCTCGCCTATGTCTTCCCGGACTACCACCCCGACGATGGCTCCGATCCGGACACCCATCTGCGCAAGGTCTGTTACGACGAGCTCTATCTGCGCTATCCGGGCGACAAAACCGAGGCGATCCGCCGGGTCGAGGAGGAGCTGCATGTCATCGCCAAGCACAAGCTGGCGGGTTTCTTCCTGCTCTATCGCGACCTGCTCATCCTGGCCGCCGAAATCGCCCTGGAAGTACGCGGCAGAAAAAGCCCACGCACCATCGCCAATCTCCCGCCCGGCCGCGGCCGCGGCTCATCCGTCAGTTCCATCGTCTGCTACCTGATCGGCCTCTCGCATGTCGATCCGATCGCGCACAATCTCTTCTTCGGCCGCTTCCTGAACGAGGAGCTCAACTCGATCCCGGATATCGATCTCGACTTTCCCCGCGAGATTCGCGAGCGCCTGATCGAGCGCGTTTATGAAACATTCGGGCACGAAAACGCCGCCCTCGTCTGCGCTTTCTCCACCTACAAGCTGCGCAGCGCCGTGCGCGATGTTGGCAAAGCGCTTGGGTTGCCGCTGCCGGAACTCGACAAGATCGCCAAGCTGAGCGAGCCCCGATCCGCCAAGGAGCTGGCTGGCGAGCTCGATCGCATTCCCGGCTACGCCAATCGCAAGCACGCCCCGCCCTGGTGCTACCTCATCGAGTTGTCCGAACAACTCAGCGGATTCCCTCGCCATGTCACCCAACATGTCGGCGGTATGGTCATCTCCTCTTCACCCATCAGCCGCCTGATGCCCGTGCAACCCGCGGCCATGGAAGGCCGATTCCTGGCCCAATGGGACAAGGACTCCTGCGAAGACGCCCGCGTGGTGAAAATCGACTTCCTCGCCCTCGGCATGCTTTCCCTCGTCGAGGAATGCCTGGAGCTCATTGCCAAGGAAGGAAAGCCGCCGGTCGATCTCAGCCGGATCGACTTCGAAGACCCCGCCATCTACGAAATGATCAACGAAGGCGACACCATCGGCGTCTTCCAGATCGAGAGTCGCGCCCAGATCCAGATGCTTCCAAGAACGCGTCCGAAGAAACTGGAGGATCTTGTCGTGCAAGTCGCCATCGTGCGTCCGGGTCCCATCATCGGCGGCGCCGTCAAACCCTATGTCGAGCACCGCCAACGGGAACGCACCAGCTTCCTTCCCATCGAGCCGCATTACGACCACGCCGATCTGATCCCCGTGCTCCAGGAAACCCACGGCGTCATCCTCTATCAGGAACAGGTGGTCCAGGTCGCCATGGCGCTCTCTGGCTTTTCCGCTGGACAGGCCGATTCCCTCCGCCGCGCCATGACCCGCAAACGTTCGGCCGAGGCTATGCTGAAGATGTGGGATGAGTTCCGCGATGGAGCCAAAGCGCGCGGTGTCCCGGTCGAGATTGCGCGCACCGTCTTCCGCAAACTCCAGGGCTTCGCCAGCTACGGGTTCCCGAAGGCGCACGCGGTCGCCTTCGCGGTGCTTGCCTATCAATCATGCTGGTTGAAGTACTACTACCCGGCCGAGTTCCTCTGCGCGCTCATCAACAATCAACCGATGGGCTTTTATCCCAACCACGTGTTGATCAACGACGCCAAACGCCATGGCCAGCGGGTGCTCGGTCCCGATATCGAGCTCAGCTCCCTCCGCTGCACCGTCGAAAACGGCAAGATTCGCATTGGCATTGGCTATGTGCAGGGTATGGGCGAGGAAACCGCCCGCAACGTCGTGTTGGAACGCATCGCCAATGGTCCCTATCGATCGCTGGCCGATTTCATCCGCCGCGTGCCGCTGGCAACCGAAGCGATCGAGAACCTCATCATGGTCGGCGCGTTCGACCGCTTCGGCATTGGCCGCCGGGAAGCCCTCTGGATGGTCGGGCTCTTCATTCCCTCCCGCAACGTCGGCATGGCGAAGAAAGCCGATCCTGGACGCCAGCTTTCCCTTCCCCTCCCCGTCGAGCAAGACCGGGTCGAGCTGCGCCCCATGGGTCCCTGGGAGCAGATGGCCGCCGATTACGCCATCATCGGAATGTCTCCCCGCTACCATCCGCTCGGGTTATTGCGCGCCCGTCTCCCAAACCATCTGGTTACATCGAAACAGTTGGAATCGCTGCCGCATGGCATTACCGTTGAATTGGCTGGCCTGGTCGTTTGCCGCCAACGACCTGGCACCGCCAAAGGCATCACGTTTCTCCTGCTGGAAGACGAGGTCGGACTCATCAATGCCATCGTCCATCTCGATCTCTATCTGCAGGAACGCACCCTCGTGCGCAGTGAGCCCTTTCTCATCATCAAAGGCAAGCTCCAGAAAACCCAGGGCGTCATCAACATCATCGCTCAGGAAATCCACGCCCTCGAAGGCGCCCGCACCAGCTTCCACGCCCCCAAACCCGACTCCATGGAGGATATCTTCGATACCCCTGCCACCCCACCCCGAAAACTCGAACCCGCCTCCCACGACTACCGATAG